A region from the Maridesulfovibrio zosterae DSM 11974 genome encodes:
- the asnB gene encoding asparagine synthase (glutamine-hydrolyzing): MCGIAGLIDFSRSTSSEQLERIARKMGDAQNSRGPDGCAQWSDPDSGIALDHRRLAIIDLTKEGVQPMHSRSGRFVTIFNGEIYNYRDLREELEQAEGFNGWRGHSDTEVMLEAVEQWGFEKAVKSFSGMFAIAIWDRHSKRLFLVRDRMGEKPLYYSTQNNTFLFGSELKALMVHAAFEKEIDRHSLASYLRYHYVPAPRTIFKEVQCLMPGTWICIDIDGTTSEPQTYWSLLDCAREAENKIFTAPDNTIIETLEDLLLNVIEREMISDVPLGAFLSGGIDSSLIVSLMQQCALAPVKTFTIGFNDKAYNEAAEAKAVAKHIGTEHTELYVSPKDALEVIPKIPHIWDQPFSDASQIPTHLVSCMTREHVTVALSGDGGDELFAGYNRHFKGCSLWNRLKLIPAPLRDLGAKAISSISPASWNKVFKMYGPILPSALQMRLPGQKLHKLSDVMAARSESDYYKFLTSNWFNPDQVVNSANEFEGPFQNSSMQPNQDNLTAWMQYMDAATYLPDDILTKVDRAAMATSLETRAPFLDHEVVEFSQRLPMHLRIQNGQGKYALRQILYKYVPRELIERPKMGFGIPIDSWLRGPLSEWAEDLISPDRLERDGYFNVGEVRLAWNEHRLGTKDNQYRIWNILVFQSWLDHWGIK; this comes from the coding sequence ATGTGCGGAATTGCCGGGCTTATTGATTTTTCACGCAGCACCAGTTCCGAGCAGCTGGAAAGAATTGCCCGCAAAATGGGTGATGCCCAGAACTCAAGAGGACCTGACGGCTGTGCCCAATGGTCTGACCCAGACTCAGGAATAGCTCTTGATCACCGCAGGCTTGCTATCATTGATCTTACGAAAGAAGGTGTGCAGCCTATGCACAGCCGCTCCGGGCGCTTTGTTACAATCTTCAACGGTGAAATATATAATTACCGTGATCTGCGAGAAGAGTTGGAACAGGCTGAAGGGTTCAACGGCTGGCGAGGGCATTCAGACACCGAAGTTATGCTTGAAGCCGTTGAACAGTGGGGCTTTGAAAAAGCTGTAAAATCTTTCAGCGGTATGTTCGCCATCGCCATATGGGATAGGCATAGCAAACGTTTATTTCTGGTCCGTGACCGCATGGGTGAAAAGCCTCTATATTATTCAACCCAGAACAACACCTTTCTCTTCGGCTCGGAGCTGAAAGCTCTGATGGTCCATGCAGCTTTTGAAAAAGAAATAGACCGTCATTCGCTTGCTTCATACCTTCGTTATCACTATGTACCAGCCCCGCGCACTATTTTTAAAGAAGTACAATGTCTCATGCCGGGGACATGGATATGTATAGATATTGATGGAACCACGTCTGAACCCCAGACGTACTGGTCTCTTCTTGATTGTGCCCGTGAAGCTGAAAACAAAATATTTACTGCTCCTGACAATACGATAATTGAAACTCTTGAAGATTTACTGCTCAACGTAATCGAGAGAGAAATGATATCCGACGTCCCTTTAGGGGCCTTTTTATCTGGCGGAATAGATTCGTCACTTATCGTTTCATTAATGCAGCAATGCGCCCTTGCTCCGGTAAAAACATTCACCATAGGCTTTAATGATAAGGCCTACAACGAGGCTGCGGAGGCAAAAGCCGTAGCAAAACATATAGGGACAGAACACACCGAATTATATGTATCTCCAAAAGATGCTCTTGAAGTCATTCCCAAGATTCCTCACATATGGGATCAACCTTTCTCCGATGCATCACAGATACCGACCCACCTTGTCTCATGTATGACCCGTGAACATGTAACTGTTGCCTTGTCCGGTGACGGTGGGGATGAGCTTTTTGCAGGCTATAACCGCCATTTCAAAGGCTGTTCGCTCTGGAACAGATTAAAACTGATTCCTGCTCCGCTACGTGATTTAGGAGCAAAAGCCATCTCATCTATCTCTCCGGCAAGCTGGAACAAAGTTTTCAAGATGTACGGCCCCATACTGCCGTCAGCTCTCCAAATGCGCCTGCCGGGACAAAAACTTCATAAACTTTCGGATGTTATGGCTGCACGCTCTGAAAGTGATTATTACAAATTTTTAACCTCAAACTGGTTTAACCCTGATCAGGTCGTAAACTCCGCCAATGAGTTTGAAGGACCTTTCCAAAACTCCTCCATGCAGCCAAATCAGGACAATCTGACTGCGTGGATGCAATACATGGATGCAGCGACTTACCTGCCGGACGATATACTCACCAAAGTGGATCGGGCTGCAATGGCAACCAGTCTGGAAACCAGAGCCCCTTTTCTTGACCACGAGGTGGTGGAATTTTCGCAGCGTCTGCCTATGCATTTGCGTATTCAAAATGGTCAAGGCAAGTACGCCCTGCGCCAAATTTTATATAAATATGTTCCTAGAGAACTCATCGAACGCCCCAAAATGGGCTTCGGTATCCCTATCGACAGTTGGCTTCGCGGCCCATTAAGTGAATGGGCTGAAGATCTTATCTCTCCAGACAGACTGGAACGTGACGGCTACTTCAACGTAGGTGAAGTGCGACTGGCATGGAACGAACACAGGCTCGGCACAAAAGACAACCAGTACCGTATCTGGAATATACTCGTTTTTCAGTCATGGCTGGATCATTGGGGAATCAAATAA
- a CDS encoding KpsF/GutQ family sugar-phosphate isomerase, translating to MTEKQLSDFIKRGQEVLKIEEKGLASIRKGLDLNFARAVEMLAACKGRVIITGLGKSGLVGRKIAATMSSTGTPSFFLHPVEGAHGDLGMVRTEDIVIAISNSGETDELNSILPAIRSFGTSIVSITSEIKSTMGRLSDVVIKTKVPCEACSHGLAPTASTTAALAIGDALAVCLMDHKAFDSKDFKKFHPGGSLGRRLNLCISELMHTDNIPAAPQNCTLHEALTILDTGRLGLVALTAADGKLSGVITDGDVRRMVCSDKFDLNQPASKTMAQNPLRITSDMSAAQALDIMEEKEITVLPVIAEDGTVSGMIHLHDLLGKGRLKFADNPRG from the coding sequence ATGACAGAAAAACAGCTTTCTGATTTTATAAAAAGAGGGCAGGAAGTCCTTAAAATAGAAGAAAAAGGACTGGCCTCAATTCGTAAAGGTCTCGATCTCAACTTTGCGAGAGCAGTCGAAATGCTAGCTGCCTGCAAAGGCAGAGTTATCATCACCGGACTCGGTAAATCGGGTTTAGTGGGTCGTAAAATTGCAGCAACTATGTCCTCTACCGGTACCCCCTCATTCTTCCTGCACCCTGTTGAAGGGGCGCACGGGGACCTCGGCATGGTCCGGACCGAAGATATTGTTATTGCCATTTCAAACAGCGGCGAAACAGATGAGTTAAATTCAATTCTACCAGCCATTCGCTCGTTTGGTACCAGCATTGTATCCATTACATCTGAAATAAAATCCACAATGGGGCGACTTTCAGACGTGGTAATCAAAACAAAAGTCCCATGTGAAGCGTGCTCGCACGGTCTGGCTCCCACGGCCAGTACAACTGCAGCACTTGCTATCGGTGACGCTCTTGCTGTCTGCCTGATGGACCACAAAGCCTTTGACAGCAAAGATTTCAAAAAATTTCATCCAGGAGGATCACTCGGGCGCAGGCTGAACCTGTGTATCAGTGAGCTAATGCACACAGATAATATTCCCGCAGCTCCGCAAAACTGCACTCTTCATGAAGCCCTGACGATCTTAGATACAGGTCGACTGGGTCTAGTGGCCCTTACTGCCGCTGACGGAAAACTGAGCGGAGTCATAACTGATGGAGATGTGCGTAGAATGGTCTGTTCTGATAAGTTTGACCTAAACCAGCCTGCTTCCAAAACCATGGCCCAAAATCCACTTCGTATCACATCTGATATGTCTGCTGCACAGGCTCTGGATATTATGGAAGAAAAAGAAATAACAGTACTCCCTGTAATAGCAGAGGACGGGACTGTTTCCGGCATGATTCATCTCCATGATCTGCTGGGTAAAGGCCGACTTAAATTCGCAGATAATCCGAGAGGGTAA
- a CDS encoding type II secretion system F family protein gives MPTYQYRAVTKEGKKKKGFVEASSQSKAFATLQSKGLMPLRLEQVKSGQKEKSSTKSFASSMSMGGKIRLGESFYYLGILIQSGTALAQSLDMMARMTGGKSSHTWMEIRDAVQSGESFSSCLAKYPKIFPQVYVGMVQVAESVGKLGDVLENIAKYEEERAEVSGRLMTAMVYPVVILLIGMGAVYFLLSEVLPKITGIFKAAKGELPTSTKIVVALGNTLEGLGPMALIIPVAIIIGLVSAYKSVPQFREKVDSLLWKLPLVQKSTLARFSGILGFQIDAGIPLVQGMESSANAVTSTFFKKKMAQAREEVATGRSLSTVLAEQKIYPDIYILTLTAGQKSGELGKFLQRMGTIFERDVDNFMKRVVALAEPMLLLFIGMLIAFIVVAIMGPIFDLTTLVK, from the coding sequence ATGCCTACATATCAATATAGAGCCGTTACCAAGGAAGGAAAAAAGAAAAAGGGATTTGTGGAAGCTTCTTCACAGTCCAAAGCTTTTGCCACTTTGCAAAGCAAAGGTCTGATGCCACTACGCCTTGAACAGGTAAAGTCAGGTCAAAAAGAAAAAAGCTCAACCAAGTCATTTGCCTCTTCAATGTCCATGGGTGGTAAAATCAGACTGGGAGAATCATTCTACTACCTTGGAATCCTAATACAAAGCGGGACAGCTCTTGCTCAATCGCTTGACATGATGGCACGTATGACCGGAGGAAAATCCAGTCATACATGGATGGAAATTCGTGATGCAGTTCAGTCCGGTGAAAGTTTTTCATCCTGTCTAGCCAAATACCCGAAAATATTTCCACAAGTTTACGTGGGTATGGTTCAGGTTGCAGAGTCCGTTGGTAAACTTGGTGATGTTCTTGAAAATATTGCAAAATATGAAGAAGAACGCGCAGAGGTCAGTGGCAGACTCATGACCGCCATGGTTTATCCGGTGGTAATTCTGCTTATCGGGATGGGTGCAGTCTACTTTCTGCTCTCCGAAGTTTTACCGAAAATCACCGGCATTTTCAAAGCAGCGAAAGGCGAACTGCCTACATCTACTAAAATTGTTGTTGCTTTAGGAAATACACTTGAGGGACTTGGCCCCATGGCTCTAATTATCCCTGTTGCCATTATTATCGGGCTTGTAAGTGCATATAAATCCGTCCCGCAATTTAGAGAAAAAGTTGACAGCCTGCTCTGGAAACTCCCGTTGGTACAAAAAAGTACTCTGGCTCGTTTTTCAGGGATTCTAGGTTTCCAGATCGATGCAGGAATCCCTCTTGTGCAGGGTATGGAAAGCTCAGCCAATGCTGTTACTTCCACTTTTTTCAAAAAGAAAATGGCACAGGCGCGTGAAGAAGTCGCTACCGGGCGCTCTCTGAGCACTGTTCTTGCGGAGCAGAAAATATACCCTGATATATACATATTGACCCTTACAGCCGGACAAAAATCCGGTGAACTAGGAAAATTTCTACAACGTATGGGCACAATTTTCGAAAGGGACGTAGACAATTTTATGAAAAGGGTTGTTGCCCTTGCAGAACCGATGCTGCTGCTTTTTATAGGCATGCTCATCGCTTTTATTGTTGTCGCTATCATGGGCCCGATCTTCGACCTGACCACTCTCGTAAAATAG
- a CDS encoding type II secretory pathway component PulC-like protein, protein MELKLTKFPAWLWPLALGLAVAYLVASFVPLPKPTAPILGESFSSDTSDKISKDSKLVLDHNILGLDNPSEIQKKATVTPSTWPLVGILTGETDFAVFRIKGETTILREGEEYEGWTLEEIKPQYVLWKYGREEKKVAMWDQVKSLKLIRGKTNKITVERAQAKEVLDDPNAFLSQALFKPNRSNGKTQGFRITNIKRNSLLKKLGLENGDVLMRVNGEMITGPTKLLQVYGSLGGASAINIDVERKGQILSLVVELK, encoded by the coding sequence ATGGAGTTGAAACTCACTAAATTCCCGGCATGGCTATGGCCGCTCGCATTAGGGCTGGCAGTGGCTTATCTTGTTGCGTCTTTTGTACCACTTCCAAAACCAACAGCGCCAATTTTAGGAGAATCATTCTCTTCAGATACATCTGATAAAATTTCCAAGGATTCTAAACTCGTCTTGGATCACAATATTCTCGGGTTGGATAACCCGTCAGAAATTCAGAAAAAAGCCACAGTTACTCCCAGCACATGGCCACTGGTCGGAATTCTTACCGGTGAAACAGATTTTGCTGTCTTCAGAATCAAAGGTGAAACCACTATATTACGTGAAGGTGAAGAGTACGAAGGCTGGACTTTAGAAGAAATCAAACCGCAGTACGTTCTTTGGAAATATGGCCGGGAAGAAAAAAAAGTAGCTATGTGGGATCAGGTTAAGAGTCTTAAACTGATACGCGGTAAAACCAACAAAATTACAGTTGAACGTGCACAGGCTAAGGAAGTACTTGATGATCCTAATGCCTTCCTCAGTCAGGCCCTCTTCAAACCGAATAGAAGCAACGGAAAAACTCAGGGATTCAGAATTACAAACATTAAACGTAATTCACTGCTCAAAAAACTTGGCCTTGAAAATGGTGATGTCCTTATGAGGGTGAATGGCGAAATGATTACAGGCCCAACCAAGCTGCTTCAGGTATATGGTTCACTTGGCGGAGCATCAGCTATCAATATTGATGTGGAACGCAAAGGACAGATCCTGTCTCTTGTTGTTGAACTCAAGTAG
- a CDS encoding response regulator: MNQEQYFFVLADDDPRLHEYTVSILRDGGILEKHESFYDPVSFLAFLKESEEEPDVIILDVHFEGSGLSGVDILPFIREEYPYIPVILLTGMDAEATDEAQSDVFTYFIPKPVTEDHLLRMLHFYLGKSKKSAEQINVLMEEMKEIKDYHHLLEEEVEQLQDEQRRLAEESKTGRDEGKGFERVTEILESLLTRSEAMPSFIADLEKVYSTQFKLFKKVIETLIRFDVQDTGTPGMNIHKVKGTQNVFSARLSRKVRLFYYSSAKTVRKRLLRLDIYHDTKGMDKWIKNNYHSYAEIEE; this comes from the coding sequence ATGAATCAAGAACAATACTTCTTCGTACTGGCAGATGATGATCCACGTCTGCATGAATACACAGTATCAATACTCCGTGATGGCGGTATTCTGGAAAAACACGAATCATTTTATGATCCGGTATCTTTTCTGGCCTTCTTGAAAGAATCAGAAGAAGAGCCTGATGTCATAATCCTTGATGTTCACTTTGAAGGTTCCGGCTTAAGCGGAGTTGATATCCTTCCATTCATTCGTGAAGAGTATCCATACATCCCTGTAATTCTCCTTACAGGAATGGATGCAGAGGCCACAGATGAGGCTCAGTCGGATGTATTCACCTATTTCATTCCAAAGCCAGTGACCGAAGATCATCTTTTGCGCATGCTGCATTTCTATCTTGGAAAAAGCAAGAAAAGTGCAGAGCAGATTAACGTCTTGATGGAGGAAATGAAAGAGATCAAGGACTACCATCATCTTCTGGAGGAAGAGGTTGAGCAACTTCAGGACGAGCAGCGCAGGCTTGCAGAAGAATCGAAAACAGGAAGAGATGAAGGCAAAGGATTTGAAAGAGTCACTGAAATCCTGGAATCACTGCTGACTAGAAGTGAAGCAATGCCAAGCTTCATTGCCGACCTTGAAAAGGTATACTCTACACAGTTCAAACTGTTTAAGAAAGTTATCGAAACCCTGATTCGTTTCGATGTTCAGGACACAGGTACCCCCGGTATGAACATCCATAAAGTTAAAGGAACTCAAAATGTTTTCAGCGCCCGTCTTTCAAGAAAAGTACGGCTTTTTTATTATAGTTCTGCCAAGACTGTTAGAAAAAGACTTTTAAGACTAGATATTTACCACGACACCAAGGGGATGGACAAGTGGATTAAAAACAACTACCATTCCTACGCTGAAATTGAAGAATAG
- a CDS encoding ATP-binding protein translates to MTNKIKENNEEKRTAPENNKFFLKIMSLLRDGSLRLPVLAVFYVLAYVLFDLAVDNVVRQYIFCIVLVVSSLYFSWRIGGRETMTYVGFFNIFFAFIFSRLLYMTGNFSSKLFLSRSFMTLYVVAIVFMFIMTKRKSPADREKTNREKSIRDERQRRRQLELMVATEKLTDDMIVKANMVKDELMVLQNSWKSQIHTIINDLPKVKERELYNQIVTPFEESIIEHLRGLENRLSFKPQLIELDELAALLTGKLENDKKRFHKRLETKFDFSEWNNRKEEIFIDRYKTWEILQNLIRNSQTAMELHQIQLLRQTPEEFNKFKPRISITADTYDRYARLKVIDTGGGVAADSLPHLFKRAVPSAKRQGKEMGQGTVFVKFFGDNMGFDISASNTDTLGSTGLEVCILIPLGTFGPAGAISSGEKL, encoded by the coding sequence ATGACAAATAAAATTAAAGAAAATAACGAAGAGAAAAGAACAGCACCTGAAAACAATAAATTTTTTTTAAAAATAATGAGTTTGCTGCGAGATGGAAGCTTGAGACTTCCTGTTTTAGCCGTTTTTTATGTACTTGCTTATGTTCTGTTTGATCTTGCTGTGGATAATGTAGTCCGCCAATATATTTTCTGCATTGTTCTGGTCGTTTCCAGTCTGTATTTCTCATGGCGCATCGGTGGACGCGAAACCATGACTTATGTAGGTTTTTTCAATATTTTCTTTGCTTTTATTTTCTCCAGGCTACTTTACATGACTGGAAATTTCTCTTCTAAATTATTTCTCAGTCGCTCATTTATGACATTATATGTAGTAGCAATCGTTTTCATGTTCATCATGACCAAACGAAAATCTCCTGCAGACAGAGAAAAAACAAATAGAGAAAAATCTATCCGGGATGAGCGGCAACGACGCAGACAGCTTGAACTAATGGTAGCAACAGAAAAACTTACTGATGATATGATCGTTAAAGCCAATATGGTTAAAGATGAACTGATGGTCCTGCAGAATTCATGGAAATCCCAGATACATACCATCATTAATGACCTCCCTAAAGTAAAAGAAAGAGAACTCTACAATCAGATTGTCACACCATTCGAAGAAAGTATTATAGAACATTTAAGGGGACTTGAAAACAGACTGTCATTCAAACCGCAACTGATTGAACTTGACGAACTTGCTGCACTGCTTACTGGTAAACTTGAAAATGATAAAAAACGCTTTCATAAGAGACTTGAGACAAAATTTGATTTTTCAGAGTGGAATAACAGAAAAGAAGAAATTTTTATTGATAGATACAAAACGTGGGAAATTCTGCAAAACCTGATAAGAAACAGCCAGACAGCAATGGAATTGCACCAAATCCAACTGCTCAGACAAACCCCAGAAGAATTTAATAAGTTCAAGCCCCGCATATCTATTACTGCAGATACATATGATCGTTACGCAAGATTAAAGGTTATTGACACAGGAGGAGGAGTTGCAGCAGACAGCCTTCCTCACCTATTTAAGAGAGCCGTGCCTTCTGCGAAACGGCAAGGAAAAGAAATGGGACAGGGAACTGTTTTTGTAAAATTTTTTGGAGATAATATGGGCTTCGATATTTCAGCCAGCAATACAGATACTCTAGGTTCAACAGGACTCGAAGTATGTATCCTCATTCCGCTGGGAACATTCGGCCCGGCCGGAGCCATTTCATCAGGAGAAAAATTATGA
- the gspG gene encoding type II secretion system major pseudopilin GspG has product MQERRKRIVECQKGQRGFSLIELMIVIVILGLLASMLVPKIMDRPNEARVTKAKMDMKALDSALKLYKLDTGRYPTTEQGLQALITKPESRPVPRNYRKGGYLDSTTAPVDPWGYEYIYRSPGEDDRPYELISLGADGMEGGEDYDADIKSWE; this is encoded by the coding sequence ATGCAGGAAAGAAGAAAACGTATTGTTGAATGTCAAAAAGGTCAGCGTGGTTTCAGTCTTATTGAGCTTATGATTGTTATAGTTATCCTCGGTCTCCTTGCTTCAATGCTGGTTCCTAAAATCATGGACCGTCCTAACGAAGCCCGTGTGACCAAAGCAAAAATGGACATGAAGGCTCTTGATTCAGCGCTCAAGCTTTATAAACTTGATACGGGCAGATATCCAACCACCGAGCAGGGCCTTCAGGCTTTGATCACCAAGCCTGAGTCTCGTCCCGTCCCCCGTAACTACCGTAAAGGCGGTTACCTTGATTCAACAACAGCACCGGTTGACCCTTGGGGATATGAATATATTTATAGAAGTCCGGGCGAAGACGACCGTCCTTATGAGCTGATTTCACTTGGTGCTGACGGCATGGAAGGCGGCGAAGATTACGATGCCGATATCAAAAGCTGGGAATAG
- a CDS encoding pilus assembly FimT family protein produces MSKQTALSRSGGLTFIELLIVLVIVGIGWFTLMPNLDLAGNKEENHINLVNALIYEARAEAVETDSRQYVFINFEDGFIQWGEEKVSLPSSVSSGHFNEEPMSGDGMDFTIYPEGFSDEVRLVLSDGLTLMLDPLSVKFGEI; encoded by the coding sequence ATGTCTAAACAGACGGCTCTATCACGCTCCGGCGGATTGACTTTTATTGAGCTTCTCATAGTTCTTGTAATTGTGGGCATAGGCTGGTTTACGCTTATGCCCAATCTTGATCTTGCCGGTAATAAAGAAGAGAATCATATTAACCTTGTGAATGCTTTGATATACGAAGCCAGAGCTGAGGCTGTAGAGACTGATTCAAGACAGTATGTTTTTATTAATTTTGAGGACGGATTTATTCAGTGGGGTGAGGAAAAAGTCTCCTTACCAAGCAGTGTGTCCAGCGGACATTTTAATGAAGAACCAATGTCCGGCGATGGTATGGATTTTACCATTTATCCAGAGGGATTCAGTGATGAGGTTCGTCTGGTTTTGTCAGATGGTTTGACCCTTATGCTTGACCCATTGTCTGTTAAGTTCGGGGAGATATGA
- a CDS encoding type IV pilus modification PilV family protein: protein MSDKNGFSLIEIIIALTIAATLSISFLGVQRQSALMAQVSKDSWTVLNLSQDILAHKYPNKISVISSGWIPWPGPPQGDFRVGLNTISASGVGFYTLETKSGDYTLGWNIYRVSHNNDGRR, encoded by the coding sequence TTGTCAGACAAGAACGGATTTTCGCTTATAGAAATAATTATTGCTTTGACAATAGCCGCAACCCTTTCAATAAGTTTTCTTGGTGTTCAAAGGCAGAGTGCTCTTATGGCTCAGGTCTCAAAAGATTCATGGACAGTTCTTAATTTGTCACAAGATATTCTGGCTCATAAATATCCAAATAAAATCAGTGTGATTTCTTCTGGCTGGATTCCATGGCCGGGTCCTCCGCAGGGAGATTTCAGAGTGGGTCTTAATACTATTTCAGCTTCCGGGGTCGGGTTTTATACGCTTGAAACTAAAAGTGGAGACTATACCCTGGGATGGAATATATACCGTGTTTCTCATAACAATGATGGCCGCCGATGA
- a CDS encoding prepilin-type N-terminal cleavage/methylation domain-containing protein: MITFSHYSEAACDQQQGFSLIEVLIGLVLSGLLMSMVAMVLGQSITNNEVIRSSAGLSSRMFTLRRILHRDFQNIILGSSVSVEDNGFGIKTTNNFLIDGGIKVDADWDFSGNMIRRHEENKSLEYNNSFQLLRGLKSWRIEVLDGDKGIWISGVQFSSRSVTSTSDLKAIRLNLVFEDGHSLSLVERIPYVVE, encoded by the coding sequence ATGATTACTTTTTCTCATTACTCTGAGGCTGCCTGTGATCAGCAGCAGGGATTTTCACTTATTGAAGTTTTGATAGGCCTGGTTCTTTCCGGTCTGCTTATGAGCATGGTGGCGATGGTTCTTGGGCAGTCAATTACCAATAATGAAGTGATCCGTTCAAGCGCCGGTTTATCATCGCGGATGTTTACTTTGCGCCGTATTTTGCATCGTGATTTTCAGAACATTATTTTAGGCTCAAGTGTAAGTGTTGAAGATAATGGTTTTGGAATTAAGACAACCAATAATTTTTTAATTGATGGCGGGATAAAAGTCGATGCTGATTGGGATTTTTCAGGGAATATGATTCGTCGGCATGAGGAAAATAAGAGTTTAGAATATAATAATTCTTTTCAGTTGCTCCGTGGTCTTAAATCATGGCGAATTGAAGTTCTGGATGGTGACAAAGGCATCTGGATTTCAGGTGTCCAGTTTTCAAGTCGGTCAGTTACCTCCACTTCCGATCTCAAAGCTATTCGTTTGAATTTAGTTTTTGAAGACGGGCACAGTCTTTCTTTAGTCGAAAGGATTCCTTATGTCGTTGAGTAG
- a CDS encoding general secretion pathway protein GspK: MSLSSVPEKSRGVVLIIVLVLFMALSGLTLMTIDVSSKGAVEAAKVRSEYEAHFLAEEALFLIYKQLQDDKTPFSDTAKDHWARKWEGDGVWFEITPCNAKVNLNDVANIQDTKKILDIMGRILPAGTDVERLVGSLGVWTGKKVSSTLKKIDSLFYATQYPSYSPTGRVFVTPEEVTLVNGWRDFDREWIDENFTVWGSEGKININFASPETLLAYFPKLSRSIKNIIHWRNTRGFTDLSQVISVAGIQADSELYKNMLNYLSVKSDIFEARVVASVSGCRVVKRYIISRPSTFETELPNLIFQNDVSVTFDSDQ; encoded by the coding sequence ATGTCGTTGAGTAGTGTGCCTGAAAAATCAAGAGGAGTTGTTCTCATAATTGTACTGGTCCTGTTTATGGCTTTATCAGGATTAACTTTAATGACAATTGACGTCAGTTCTAAAGGGGCTGTGGAAGCGGCAAAGGTCCGTAGTGAGTATGAGGCCCATTTTCTGGCTGAAGAAGCACTGTTTCTCATTTATAAACAGTTACAGGATGACAAAACACCTTTTTCTGACACTGCAAAGGATCACTGGGCTAGGAAATGGGAGGGAGATGGTGTCTGGTTTGAAATAACTCCCTGTAATGCTAAAGTTAACTTGAATGATGTTGCCAATATACAGGATACAAAAAAGATATTGGATATCATGGGCAGAATTTTACCTGCCGGTACTGACGTTGAAAGGCTTGTTGGGAGTCTCGGTGTCTGGACCGGAAAAAAGGTTAGTTCCACGTTAAAAAAAATTGATAGTCTTTTTTATGCTACTCAGTACCCGTCCTATTCTCCAACTGGACGTGTGTTTGTAACTCCTGAAGAAGTTACTCTTGTTAATGGCTGGCGTGATTTTGATCGTGAGTGGATTGATGAAAATTTTACCGTATGGGGATCCGAAGGAAAAATAAATATCAATTTTGCTTCTCCGGAAACTCTGCTGGCATATTTCCCGAAGTTGAGTCGCAGCATTAAAAATATAATTCATTGGCGGAATACAAGGGGATTTACTGATCTCAGCCAGGTTATATCTGTGGCAGGTATCCAGGCTGATTCAGAATTGTATAAAAATATGCTTAATTATCTGTCTGTTAAGTCAGATATATTTGAAGCAAGAGTAGTAGCTTCCGTTTCCGGTTGCAGGGTTGTGAAAAGATACATTATTTCGAGGCCCAGTACTTTTGAGACGGAGTTACCAAATCTTATTTTTCAAAATGATGTTTCAGTGACGTTTGATTCGGATCAGTAA
- a CDS encoding type II secretion system protein M, which produces MELERFCIWQDWPVEKQKLFFAALVAAWALLLFMVWSGFSESQSKAIRIMMSSKQNYSKVVPLVEQLKAGESSRGALIDREPMAAAQQVIRDLGLDTRLTSLRPLQAGANSSAGVQVILESLNLPEVVLLLRDFNVRGALKITNFNINHRLDTPELADVQIILTR; this is translated from the coding sequence ATGGAACTGGAAAGATTTTGTATCTGGCAGGATTGGCCTGTTGAAAAGCAGAAGCTGTTTTTTGCTGCACTTGTTGCAGCATGGGCCTTGCTCCTTTTTATGGTCTGGTCCGGTTTTAGCGAATCACAGTCTAAAGCGATTCGTATTATGATGTCCAGTAAGCAGAATTACAGTAAGGTTGTTCCGTTAGTGGAACAGCTTAAAGCCGGAGAGTCTTCACGGGGAGCTCTTATTGACCGTGAACCCATGGCGGCGGCTCAGCAGGTTATACGTGATCTTGGTCTAGATACTAGACTTACTTCACTTCGTCCGCTGCAGGCAGGGGCTAATTCCTCAGCAGGGGTTCAGGTTATTCTTGAATCTCTTAATCTGCCTGAAGTTGTTCTCCTGCTCCGTGATTTCAATGTACGTGGTGCTCTGAAGATTACTAATTTTAATATAAATCATAGGCTGGACACGCCGGAATTGGCTGATGTGCAGATTATTCTTACCAGATAG